The Raphanus sativus cultivar WK10039 chromosome 2, ASM80110v3, whole genome shotgun sequence genome includes a region encoding these proteins:
- the LOC108829660 gene encoding uncharacterized protein LOC108829660, with product MDNSSSINSTASNLSTSSLEKLDQAASWVSTTVISAFFASLERCACVNLSTSDDDDDDDDYNEESHNRPLALSAAPQPEDIV from the coding sequence ATGGATAACAGCAGCAGCATCAATTCCACCGCCTCCAACCTCAGCACGTCTTCCCTCGAGAAGCTAGATCAGGCGGCGAGCTGGGTCAGCACAACCGTCATATCCGCCTTCTTCGCCTCCCTCGAGCGTTGCGCCTGCGTCAATCTATCCACCTCcgatgatgacgacgacgacgacgactaCAACGAGGAATCCCACAATCGTCCCCTTGCTCTCTCCGCCGCTCCCCAACCAGAAGACATCGTTTAG